The following is a genomic window from Micromonospora cathayae.
CGAGCGCGACGGCGGCACGACGGATCATGCTGATCTCCTTCGGGGGCGGCTCCCCGGCCGGCGCCAGGAGCCCTGAGGTGGCCAAAGGATAGGTCAACTTCTATCGGCGTGGCTACCGGCACCTTCCGCCTTTCAGGTACGAATACGGCAAACCCTCACATTCATGTTCGAACCTCCCGACGATGGGCTTTCTAGTCCGTTTTGTCCGTGGAGGTACCCATGAAGCTCAACCGGCGACTCCTGGCCCTGCTCGCCGGGGCCACCCTGGTGCTGCTGCCGCTGCCCGCCCAGTCCGTGCTGGCCGGCAGCGCCCAGGCCGTACCCACCCGTTCCGGCGGCCCGGCCGACGTCGACCACGACCAGCGGACCCGACCAGCCGACACCGGTCCGTCCACCGGCCGCCCGCCCGCCCAGCAGGCTGGACAGCTACCGATCCAGCGGCCCGGCGGCTCCGGCTCCGTCACCGGGTCACTGTGCCGGCCCGGGGTGCCGCCGAACGCCCCGCCCACCACCGCGTACTACGACAACAACCCGCTGCTCGGCCCGGCCCAACTGCCCACCGCCAGCCCGGTCGGCCCACTGCTCGCCGGCTACCAGCGCTTCGGCGCGCTCACCGAGCAGGAATTCCTCGACCAGTACGGCAACGCCGCCCAGGACGCGTACGTCTACCCGCCGGCCGGCGGCTTCGTGATCGCCCCGGACGGCCGCCCGATCAAGACGGCCCAGACCCTGCTGCCCGGGTACCGGCTGGACCGGTTCGGCTTCCCCGGCGGTGCCTACCTCTCCCCGCTCGGTACGCCGTTCAGCTCCCGGGCGCTGCCGCCGTCCAACCTGAACACCCCGGCCAACGCGCCGCTGGCGAACTACCACACGTACTGCGTGCTCAAGCCGTTCACCGTCGACTCCGGGCCGATCGCACCGTGGTTCGCCCAGCCCGGCATGGGTACCCAGTTCAAACTGGAGTCGAAGTACCTGCCGCAGGCCGGTACCCAGCTGAGCGTCACCTGGCTGGTCGCGCACGGGTTCCTGGTGGAGGAGAACATCGCCGCCCCGAACGTGAACCCGTGTGCCCCGAAGACCGGCGTCACCGTCTGCTGACGTCCAGCACCGACAGGAGGACCGGCGTGGACCGGCACGAGTTACGCAGCGCCCTGCTGGACACCGGGCTCTCCCCGGAGTCCTTCCAACTGGCGGGCGTCCACGAACACGTGCCGGTCCCGCCGGACTTCTGGTTCCTGCGCCGGGCCGCCGGCGGGCGCTGGGAGATCGGCCTCTACGAACGCGGCGAGTACGACGTCCGCGAGGTGCATGCCACCGAGGACGCCGCCTGCCGCGCCCTGTTCCACGCCCTCACCGCCCGCCCCGCCCCACCGTGATCCGGGCCCGAGCGAACCGACGGCAGGGGGTAGGAGAACGGTGGGGTGACAGCGCTCGCGAACCCCTGCGGCGTAGTTGATCCAGGAACCTCCGGTGCGGTCAGTCGGCGTGCCAACGACGGCAGGGGTCGACCCAGGTCAAGGACGAGGGTTGTCCAGCGGTGCTTCCGTGCCGCCCGTCCGGGCCGTGCCGCCCAGCCGCAGGGTACGGGGGGTCGACGTTCTTCCGAAGATCACGACGGACCTGGCGACGCGTCCTCTCGGCACCAGGGTCCTGCCTCTGGGCTCCGTACGCTCCTGCACGAGCGCTCGGAGCGCATGGACCTCCTGCCTCAGCTCTCGTACCTCGTTGCCGAGTTCGTCGGCGGTGATCGCGGAGGTGTGGGGCGTCCGGTGCAGGGCTTCGGTGATCCACGCCCGGATCAGCGTGGTCGTGGGAAGGTGGCGAGCGGCGGCCTCGGCGCGGACTGCTTCGAGCAGGGAACGAGGAAGGCGGAGCGACGTCCCGACCATCGGATCCTCGGCGACCTCGGTCTCCCAGCGCGCGGACCCGTGCTCCAGCGCAGCGGTCATCTCGTCGGACGTGTCCGTGGTGTCGTAGTGGTCGCGGGTGTCGTCGAGATTCATGTCTACCGCCCCCTTGCTGAGAAGATGCGCCTCTCGCCTGCTGTCATCTCCCTGCTCGTGACCACGTACCAGCGTCCGTCCATGGCCGCGCTGAGGACGACCAGTAAGAATCGCCCTGCCTTCGTGGTGCCGTACACCAGGGTCGTGCCGTTCCTGCCACCCAGGACGAGTCGAGGTCGGGTGTAGATCACGTCCTCGACGTCGCCGGGTGCCACGCTGTGTCGACCGATGTGTGCCTCGGCCTCTTCTGTCCAGTTGATTTCTCGCTCTACCCACCGTACCACGACGTAATACGCTAGCTCCCAGCCGAAAGGATCTCACGGCAGGGTGTGACGGGGCGGGTGCACACGGTGAACGGTTGGAGCGCTCCTTGAGATCGGGCGGAAAAGGAGGTGGCGGTGGACCGGGGTACCGCTTCGGTGGTCGCCGGTTGGGCCGCCGCGCCAGACGTCGAGGCGTACGGGCTGGTGGAGGCGGGTGAGTTGGTCGGCTGCACCCGGACAATGCCCCGGCGCCGCGGTGTTACGCCGCCGCCGGCTACCGGCCGGTGCCGGCGGCGGAGGCCGACGGGTGGAACCGGGGGCAGCCGGCGGCGTACGTCTGGCTCCGCCACGACCCGGACGCGCCCCGCGGAACGCGAAGGTGGCCGACGGCCGCGGCCCGACCCACCCCGGCGGCCCCGGCGGCCGGGGTGTCAGGGGTGGTCGCCGGTGTCCCGGGTGGCGGCGCCGACCAGCGGAGAGGTGGCGAAGGCGCGGGCCACCCGGGCCAACTGCTCGACCTCGCGTACCTCGTCGACGGCCGGATCGGGCGGGTCCGGCTGTTCCGGTCGGCTGCTGCGCACGTCGGCGCGCAGCGCCGCCAGCGCGGCGCGCAGCTTCGCGGCCTCGACCACGGCGGCCAGGTCGTCGCCGCCGAGGCCGTGCTCCTCCGCGCGGCGGCGGGCCTGGTCACCGACGGCTTCGCTGAGGTACGGACGCAGCACCAGCCGGGCGTCGTAGATCTCGATGACCCGGCGGTGCAGCCGGTCGGCCGGTCGCCACCAGCGCCGGTCGTGGGTGAGGCGGACGGCGGGTACGGCCGCGCAGAGGGCGGCCCAGAGCGGGCGGAGCTGGTGGAGCAGCCGGATCCGGTGCGCGGTCCCGGCGGTGGTGTCGAGTTTGGGACCGAGGGCGGGCAGGGTCAGCCCGACGATGACCAGGAGCGCGCCGGTGCTGGCGGCGATCGGGACGATCCCCTCCCAGCGGGGCGGGTTCCAGCCGACGGCGGTGAGTACGTCGAGGACCCGGGCCGCGGTGTAGACCAGCCCGATCATCGCGCCGACCGCGGTGGTGCGCAGCCCACGGCGTAGCCAACCGGGCCCGACCAGCCGGGCGTACGGCCAGCAGATCCGGATGATGTCGATCAGCCCCGCCGAGAAGGCCACCAGGTACATCAGCAGGTACCCGGCGAGTTGTGGCCGGTGGGCGTAGGCGACCACGAAGTCGGTGTCGTGGGTGTCGGTGGGGCCGATGCCGACGAAGAGGACGGTGAGCACCACCGCCACCGCGCCGAAGGTGACCAGCCGGTTGCGACTGCGGGGGCGGGCGGTCTCGGCCGGGTTGGTCCACCAGAGCAGCAGGACCTG
Proteins encoded in this region:
- a CDS encoding TNT domain-containing protein yields the protein MKLNRRLLALLAGATLVLLPLPAQSVLAGSAQAVPTRSGGPADVDHDQRTRPADTGPSTGRPPAQQAGQLPIQRPGGSGSVTGSLCRPGVPPNAPPTTAYYDNNPLLGPAQLPTASPVGPLLAGYQRFGALTEQEFLDQYGNAAQDAYVYPPAGGFVIAPDGRPIKTAQTLLPGYRLDRFGFPGGAYLSPLGTPFSSRALPPSNLNTPANAPLANYHTYCVLKPFTVDSGPIAPWFAQPGMGTQFKLESKYLPQAGTQLSVTWLVAHGFLVEENIAAPNVNPCAPKTGVTVC
- a CDS encoding MAB_1171c family putative transporter → MTVHELLYPGLAVLAWVAAGARMCSAMRNGPVAPARHAVTSSFALLGLTFTVSTPAVWVLADRVTGIDNVAALIAHLCVVGFSTTLQVLLLWWTNPAETARPRSRNRLVTFGAVAVVLTVLFVGIGPTDTHDTDFVVAYAHRPQLAGYLLMYLVAFSAGLIDIIRICWPYARLVGPGWLRRGLRTTAVGAMIGLVYTAARVLDVLTAVGWNPPRWEGIVPIAASTGALLVIVGLTLPALGPKLDTTAGTAHRIRLLHQLRPLWAALCAAVPAVRLTHDRRWWRPADRLHRRVIEIYDARLVLRPYLSEAVGDQARRRAEEHGLGGDDLAAVVEAAKLRAALAALRADVRSSRPEQPDPPDPAVDEVREVEQLARVARAFATSPLVGAATRDTGDHP